The DNA segment AAACACCGGGAACGGTAGGGAACTTTGTAGCTTTAGCTGAAGGTACATTGGAAAACGAAGCAAAAGAACAAGGAAAACCGTATTATGACGGATTGAAGTTTCATCGGGTAATTCCAGATTTTATGGTGCAAGGAGGTGACCCTTCTGGTACAGGAGCTGGCGGACCTGGTTATAAATTTGACGATGAGTTTCATCCAGATTTAAAACATAATAAACCAGGTGTATTTTCTATGGCCAATGCTGGTCCAGCTACTAACGGAAGCCAGTTTTTTATTACACACGTAGAAACTCCTTGGTTGGATAATAAACACACCGTTTTTGGGTATGTAGCAGAAGGGCAAGATGTTGTTGATAGTATTGCACAAGGCGATACCATGCAAAACGTAGAAATTGTTAGAGTAGGAGAAGAAGCTGAAAACTGGAATGCAGTAGAAGCCTTTAGACAGTTTACTGGGGCAGAAGCAGCCCGTGAAGAAAAGGCGAAGCAAGAGCAAGAATCGTTAGTAGAAGAAATTGCAGCTGGTTTTGACAAAACCGACAGCGGTCTTCGTTATAAAATGATTCAAAAAGGAGATGGGGCAAAAGCTGAAAAAGGAAAAACAGTTGCCGTACACTATAAAGGTATGTTTGCCGATGGTGGCGAGTTTGATAATTCTTATAAACGTGGAAATCCAATTGATTTTCCATTAGGAATGGGGAATGTTATCGCAGGTTGGGATGAAGGAATACAATTACTTCAAGTTGGAGACAAAGCCCGATTTGTTATTCCATCGCACTTAGCATATGGAGCACAGGGAGCTGGAGGAGTTATACCACCAAACGCAACCTTGGTATTTGATGTAGAATTGATGGATGTAAAATAAATATTATAGCAATATATAATAAAAAAACGCTTCTATTTTAGGAGCGTTTTTTATTGAATTGATTTCAATTATTTTTTTGAAACCACTAATCTTTCAACTGAAATAGAAGTACCGTTTTCAAAAGTTTCTACAAAATAAATGCCATCAGTGTATTGTAACACATCAAAATACAATACATTTTGTGGTGATTTAATTTCTCTTTGTGTAACAATTTTACCATTAACATCAGCTACAGTATAAGAAGTTATCATCGCTCCAGTGCTTTGCAGGGTTACAGTTTTATCTGCAGGGTTTGGAAATAAAGTTATGTTACTTTCTGTACTTTGAGGGTTGTTGGTGCTTAATGTGGCATCGTAGGCATCTTGTAAGGCATCAATAGGTTCAAAAACTTCGGAAGTTATCCAAACGTTGAGATCTAAAGAAAGGTTTCCGTAGCTACTATCGGTATCACTTGGATTTGCAACTCGTAAAAAAGCCGAAGCAGAACTAATACCAAAATCTAAACAT comes from the Marixanthomonas ophiurae genome and includes:
- a CDS encoding peptidylprolyl isomerase — translated: MQDGIYAKITTEKGEILGQLTYKKTPGTVGNFVALAEGTLENEAKEQGKPYYDGLKFHRVIPDFMVQGGDPSGTGAGGPGYKFDDEFHPDLKHNKPGVFSMANAGPATNGSQFFITHVETPWLDNKHTVFGYVAEGQDVVDSIAQGDTMQNVEIVRVGEEAENWNAVEAFRQFTGAEAAREEKAKQEQESLVEEIAAGFDKTDSGLRYKMIQKGDGAKAEKGKTVAVHYKGMFADGGEFDNSYKRGNPIDFPLGMGNVIAGWDEGIQLLQVGDKARFVIPSHLAYGAQGAGGVIPPNATLVFDVELMDVK